A segment of the Phycisphaerales bacterium genome:
TGCACAGGTCGGCGTCCCAGATGGGAATCTCGATCGCGATGCTGCGCTTCTCGAAGCGCGTCGTGGCGGTGGGGAACGTGCCGTCGATCGGCAAGGCGCTCACGGGCAGCAGGTCGCCCTTGCCCGCGATCATCATCGAAGTCACGCGCTGCACAAAATCCGGCGCGACGCCAGGGATGGGCGGCAGGCGGTGGCGGCGGGACGTCGCCGTCGCCGGCACCTTCACTTCGCGCAGCATCTCAAGCGACCGGTCCACCGCGGCGATGTTCATGTCCACCACGCTCTGGCCGAGTTTGGAGTACGTCTTGCGGATCAGGCCCTTGATGTGCTCAATCGCCTCCTCGCGAGGCAACACGCCCGAGAGGGCGAAGAAGCACGGCTGCATGACGGTGTTGATTCGCGCGCCCAGGCCCACGTCGCGCGCGACGGCCGTCGCATCCACCACCCACAGGTGCAGACCGCGCTCGACGATGGTGTTCTGAACTTCGCGCGGCAGGTGATCCCACACTTCCTTCTCGTCATACGGGCTGTTGAGCAGGAACGTCGCGCCGGGCGCGGCGAGTTCGAGCACGTCGATGCGTTCGAGGAAGTTGAACTGGTGGCAGGCGACAAACGAGGCGCGCTGGATGAGGTACGTGGACTCGATCGGCCGCGGACCGAAGCGCAGGTGCGAGACCGTAACGGAGCCGGCCTTGCGCGAGTCGTAGACGAAGTAGCCCTGCGCAGCCAGGCCGGCGTTTTCGCCGATGATTTTGACGGAGTTCTTGTTGGCGCCGACGGTGCCGTCGCTTCCCAGGCCGTAGAACACGGCACGCACAGTGTCGGCGCGCTCGGTGATGAAATCGGGATCCCACTTCAGACTCAGGTGCGTCACGTCATCGACGATGCCGACCGTGAAGCGGCGCTTTGGCTCGGCCTTGGCGAGTTCCGCGAGGACCGCCGCCGCCATCGCCGGCGTGAACTCCTTGGATGACAGGCCGTAGCGACCGCCGATGACCTTGATGCGCGCATCGCCGGTCCACTCTTCCTGCAGGGCGGCGACCACGTCCAGGAACAGCGGCTCGGCCAGCGCGCCGGGCTCTTTCGTGCGGTCGAGCACCGCCACGCGCCTGACCGTCGATGGCAGGCAGGAGACGAAAGCCGTGGCGTCGAATGGTCGGTACACGCGCACCTTGACGAGCCCGACCTTCTCTCCCTTTTCAACCAGCGCGGCGACCGCTTCCTCCGCGGCGCCGATGCCCGAACCCATGATGACCACGACGCGCTCGGCTTTGGGATCGCCGACGTATTCGAACAGGTCGTAGTGGCGGCCGGTCTTGCGTTCGAAGTCGCGCATCGTGTCTCGGATGATGCCGGCGGCCTGGTCGTAGAATGGATTGCACGCCTCGCGGGCCTGGAAGAAGACATCCGGGTTCTGCGCGGTGCCGCGCAGGACCGGCTGGTCGGGATCGAGCGATCGAGCGCGATGCTCGGCGATGAGCGCGTCGTCGAGCATGGAACGGATGGTGGCGTCGTCGATGGCCGCGATGCGGTTTACCTCGTGCGACGTGCGGAACCCATCGAAGAAGTGCAGGATCGGGACGCGGCACCGGAGCGTGGCGCTGTGCGCGATAAGCGACAGGTCCTGGGCTTCCTGGACTGATGATGAGCAGAGCATGATCCAGCCGGTGGAGCGGGCCGCCATGACGTCGCTGTGATCCCCAAAGATTGACAGGGCATGAGTGGCCACGGTGCGCGCGGCGATGTGAAAGACAGTCGGCGTGAGTTCGCCGGCGATCTTGAACATGTTGGGGATCATCAGCAGCAGGCCCTGTGAGGCCGTGAAGGTCGTGCACAGCGACCCCGCCTGCAGCGCGCCGTGCACGGCGCCGGCGGCGCCCGCTTCACTCTGCATTTCGATGACGCGCGGCGTGACGTTGAGCGCGTTGAGCCGGCCGCGGTTTGCCCAGGCGTCGGCGAGTTCGCCCATCGGAGAGGCGGGCGTGATCGGGTAGATCGCGATCACTTCGCTGCATCGATACGCGATCGAGGCGCAGGCTTCGTTTCCATCCACGGTGAGGTACGAGAGGTCCATTTGGGGTGCATCCTGTCCGGCAGCCGGGTCGAATCCCGTGTTGGGATTCGGCAAGGCGTGCCTGTCAATAGACATCGTTATCCGGTTTTGGCGTACAGTCACCCCCACAATTGCCAATCAGGGCGGTTTCCCCGACTCCGGCACGGTCCCGCCGCGGACTCCGGGGGCTCCGTAACCGGCTACACTGGGCAGGATTGCGGTCGAAAGGCCGCGAGACGGGCTGGAGGAGCGATGGCTGACTGTGTCTGGAACTGGCAACTGCTGCGGGCCGGCTCGTTTCGCCTCGACGGCGGAACGATGTTCGGCATCATCCCGCGTGTGCTCTGGGCCCGCCTCGCCCCGCCCGATGACCTCAACCGCATCACCCTGCAGACCAACTGCCTGCTGCTCACCGACGGCACGCGGCGTGTACTCATCGAGACCGGCTACGGCAACAAGTTCGACGCCAAGGGGCGCGACATGTTCGCCCTGGAATCGCGCTGGATCGGTGATGCGCTCAACGAGATCGACCTGGACCGCGGCGACATCGACGCGGTCATCGTCACCCACCTGCATTTCGATCATGCGGGCGGCCTGACCTGCGTCGAGTCTCCCGGCTCGCCGCCGCAACCCTCGTTTCCCAATGCAAAAATCTACGTCCAGCGCACCGAGTGGGAGGATGCGCTGGCCAACAAATCGACCATGACGCGCACCTACCTGCGCGAGAACTTCGACCCGATCGCCGATCGGGTGACGCTGCTCGACGGCGAGTGCGAAGTAATCCCCGGCATCGGGGCGCTGCCCACTGTCGGCCACACCTGGGGCCAGCAAGGCCTGGTATTCAGCGATGCATCGGGCACCGTTGTTTTTCCCGGCGATGTCATGCCCACCGCCAGCCACGTGGGCCTCGCGTACAACATGTCCTATGACGTGCTGCCCTACGAGAACCTGCTCACCAAGCGCCGCTTGCTCACGCAGTGCGTGGAGCGGAACTGGC
Coding sequences within it:
- the nifJ gene encoding pyruvate:ferredoxin (flavodoxin) oxidoreductase, which translates into the protein MDLSYLTVDGNEACASIAYRCSEVIAIYPITPASPMGELADAWANRGRLNALNVTPRVIEMQSEAGAAGAVHGALQAGSLCTTFTASQGLLLMIPNMFKIAGELTPTVFHIAARTVATHALSIFGDHSDVMAARSTGWIMLCSSSVQEAQDLSLIAHSATLRCRVPILHFFDGFRTSHEVNRIAAIDDATIRSMLDDALIAEHRARSLDPDQPVLRGTAQNPDVFFQAREACNPFYDQAAGIIRDTMRDFERKTGRHYDLFEYVGDPKAERVVVIMGSGIGAAEEAVAALVEKGEKVGLVKVRVYRPFDATAFVSCLPSTVRRVAVLDRTKEPGALAEPLFLDVVAALQEEWTGDARIKVIGGRYGLSSKEFTPAMAAAVLAELAKAEPKRRFTVGIVDDVTHLSLKWDPDFITERADTVRAVFYGLGSDGTVGANKNSVKIIGENAGLAAQGYFVYDSRKAGSVTVSHLRFGPRPIESTYLIQRASFVACHQFNFLERIDVLELAAPGATFLLNSPYDEKEVWDHLPREVQNTIVERGLHLWVVDATAVARDVGLGARINTVMQPCFFALSGVLPREEAIEHIKGLIRKTYSKLGQSVVDMNIAAVDRSLEMLREVKVPATATSRRHRLPPIPGVAPDFVQRVTSMMIAGKGDLLPVSALPIDGTFPTATTRFEKRSIAIEIPIWDADLCTQCGLCPLVCPHAAIRTKAFPETELKDAPGSFESRPWKNKEHPEYRLTIQVAPDDCTGCGICVDVCPARSKEVVKHKAINMSPKDEHLERERSNFEFFLDIPEMDRREVRLETIKGSQLAQPLFEFSGACAGCGETPYLKLLTQLFGDRLLIANATGCSSIYGGNLPTTPWTCNAEGRGPAWCNSLFEDNAEFGLGIRLGVEQKRLIAGEILRQFGGRLGDDFVASLLFSTGTDEASIAEQRQRVATLKKALAGDTSPQARRLLALADQFVPRSVWIVGGDGWAYDIGFGGVDHILASGVNLNMLVLDTEVYSNTGGQASKSTPRAAVAKFASGGKHSCKKDLGLLAMSYGNVYVAQIAMGANPLQTLNALREAESYPGVSLLIAYSHCIAHGIDMSTAMTHQKDAVTSGYWPLFRYDPRNAHDDLHPLHLDSRKPTGTFKDFAEKEARYAMLHRANPAEAARLFEQAQADIDARWRFYEQMVGVSRNTNGHVAAEEVMS
- a CDS encoding MBL fold metallo-hydrolase; amino-acid sequence: MADCVWNWQLLRAGSFRLDGGTMFGIIPRVLWARLAPPDDLNRITLQTNCLLLTDGTRRVLIETGYGNKFDAKGRDMFALESRWIGDALNEIDLDRGDIDAVIVTHLHFDHAGGLTCVESPGSPPQPSFPNAKIYVQRTEWEDALANKSTMTRTYLRENFDPIADRVTLLDGECEVIPGIGALPTVGHTWGQQGLVFSDASGTVVFPGDVMPTASHVGLAYNMSYDVLPYENLLTKRRLLTQCVERNWRLAIDHEPGPALVSVVRHPDRADQFQLTPAPPPAG